The DNA segment TTCATTAGGCATATGTGGTTTCGGATCATCCCAAGGAAATGAGGCACCAAAAGCAACGCCGCAATCCATGACTCGGGCATAAGACGCACCACCTTTAGTTAAGACATCTGCCTTTTGTTTCATCACCGTCTCATAGGCTGTCTTAAGTTTTTGAATAAGTTCACTTTCTTCTGCGACATAGAGAGGTTGTTTTTCACGAATCACTTCATATTCAAAATCATAAAGTGATTTCATTACTTCAAGATTGCCGATAATCTCTTGCTTATTGGTGGATATCGGATATCGAAAATCAACATTTAAAATCACTTGGTCTTCATCACTATTTAAAGACATCAAACAAGCGCTTAGTTTTCCCATTGCGAAGTGTTCTGAATGGAATTTTGTGTTGTTTAAATAGGGATTATGATAAAAGAAATCTCTAATAAGCTTTGCCCAAGCTCTTTCAGCAATAGCTTGACCATCTAAATCATCCAATAATTTATCAATGGAATTATCCCCCCGTTGTGGGTTGCGTGATAATATTTTATCCCCTGTATAACTTTTATTATTAAACTTTAAATCATGGCAGATATAATTGACGATAGGGGTTGAACTTATTTTATCGTGGACTTCATTTTTAAACTTAAGTGAAAAGCAAATAATTCCTTTTTCGCCATTAACGATTGGAAAATTACCATCGGGAGAAAAGCCGAGCTCCGGTTGTGCGTGGTGTTGGAAGTAATACTCCATGCATTCCCAAGTTGTTTCTTCCGCACCGCCGGCAATGATTCGGACGCTTCTTTTAGGTTCTTGTGCCCTATCGTAGGCTTCTTTGGCTGCATAAAGTGCACATAACAAAGGACCTTTGTCATCATTGACACCTCTAGCAATTAACAAATCCCCTTCTCGGCTTAGTTGGAAAGGATCATGTCTCCATGCCTTTAAATCTGTCACTTCAACAACATCTAAATGCCCTAAAATGCCTAGTTCTCTTTCATTATCACCTAGTTGGGCATAGACGGCATAACCATCAACATCGCCTGTTTTAAATCCCAATCTTTCAGCGATTTCTAAATACGTATCCATTGCGTTTCTAATACCTTTACCAAAAGGGGCATTAGCTGTTCGGGTTGATAAATCGCGGATGGATCTTTGTGCGATTAGTTTTGTTAAGTCATCTAAAAATTCTTTTTCATTCATCAATATTCATCCTTTCCTGTGATATAGTTAAATTAATGTTAGGAGGCTCTATGATACAACAATAGGAGGTTCTATGATGCAACAACGGCGCAAACAGTTACTCAATATTTTATGTGATCAAAACAATTACATTTCTAGTAGTCAATTAGCAGAGCAATTAGATGTTTCCAATAAAACCATCCGAAACGATTTAGACTTAATTGAGCCTTTTTTAGCCCAATATGGTATAACGCTAGAAAGAAAAACAGGGTATGGTATCCTACTTAATTGTAGTGAAAAACAGCAACATCAGTTAAAAATGCTCTTAGAGTCATACGATCAAGATCCTGATTTAAGCCCTAAAATAAGACAAGATGCGATTGCTTTAACGCTTTTAACTGAAACAAATTACAACATGGACAATCTTTCTGAACTTTTTTATATTTCAAAATCAAGTGTTTATAGTGATATTAAATCGATAGAAAAGTTATTTTTATATTACCATCTAACTTTACAAAGGTATGAAGATAAAACTTTTTATTTAAGTGGTAAAGAACGTGCCCTGCGCAATGCTATCTTTGATTTATTAGCCAAAGAACAGACCCTTCATATCCTTTTTAAAATTATTAAAAAAGAAAAAGGGGCTTGTAGTGGTGATTTTTTACATCCCGGTTTTGATATGACTGATGATGAGATTGCTTATCTTATTGAACATTTACCGGATTTCTCTTCTAAGTTTGATTCTATCAATAATTATGCACACTTTATTATTAGAATTCTCGTCATGATGTCGCGTCAGAAATTTTCTCCCACTGTCGAGATTTCAGAGACCTTCAAATTAGCCCTGCAAGAAAAACCTTATCTTGACGTCGCAAGCCAAATCATTGCCCTTTTAGAAAAGATTCAGAAAACCGAGTATCATGAACATGAATACTATTATTTGCAAGTTTATTTGTTGGCCTATCTAAATACTAAAGAAGAGAATAATTATCAAGTGGAACAATTTGTCAATCAATTGATAGTCACTTGGACAAGCCTTTTACCCCATGCTTTTGTGGCAGATATGCAATTAATTCAAAATCTTTTAAATCACCTTAAACCAACAGCCATTCGCTTGGCACATGATATTATCATCCAAAATCCCCTTTTACCTGATATCGAGAAACAGTATAAAAATACGTTTCGCATTGTTAAAAGGAGCATTGCCATGATTAATGATCCTTTTTGGAATCAGCTGGAAGAAAATGAGATGAGTTTTTTAGCCCTTCATCTCGCTTCGGCGATTGAACGTTTTAAAAAACCACTACGGACAATTCTGATTTGTACGATTGCCCCTTCCGGCGGTCAATTACTCAAATATCGTTTAGAACATAGCATTCCGGAAATTAAGATAGAGAAAATTATTCCCTATAATGAATTTAAAGAAATGGAGCATGACGCTGATTTACTGATCATTAACTCTCAAGCAACAAAAGAGAATCAATATAAAACTCCTATACTTAGTATTAATGTACTTCCTTCTAAAGACGATCTTGATTATCTCAGAAATGAAATTTTGTATTACTACAATAAGAAAAACGATCCGGAAAACATCACTTAATCCGAGTCGTTTTTTCTATCGTTTTAACGATAATGCGTAACGAGATGAAACTCCAAAAGGAAACCGCAATATTACGATTGATGATACCGCTTAAAACAATAATGGTCGTATCAATCAAAGCAATCACTTTTGGCATAGCTAAGTTCCAATGAAAAAACGATTTAATTAAGGCAGCTAATAAATCAGTTCCACCTGTACTTGCCTTGTTTTTAATGGAAATGCTGATAGAAATTCCAATGAAAACACCTGCAATCAATGCCGACAAGGCAAATGCCAATATTGGAGAAAATTGACGCACTAAGTGTAATACATCCATTTTAGCCACAAGCCTCATCATCAATGAAGTCAATAGACTGATGCTTAAGGTTTTAATCCCAAAAGAGGCACCAAGTCGCAAAGAGCCGATAATGAATAATGGAATTGTAATACAGGGCACCATGTACTCTATGGGTAGCTTAATGATTCGTGCCAACACTAAAGCCAGTCCCGTTAAGCCCCCCGGCGCAAGATTATCAAAGACGAAAAAGAAGTTGACAGCAAGTGTGGTAAGTAAGGAAATCAAAATGATTGCTATCACTGTTTTCGCTTGCGCTTGTATTTTATTCAAGATTGTATTTTTGGCTTGCTGCATCAATTACCCTACGACAATTTTTATAACCGGCTACTAGTCCTTGTGGATCTTTGAAAATAGCGGAAGATAAAACGATGACATCTGGATTACAGGCGATTAATTCATCCATGTTTTCTTGACGTAGACCACCATCAATTGCCAGTTCACAATCAGGATTTTTCTCATCAATCATAACGCGAGCTCTTTTGACAAGGTCGGTTACACTTCTTCGCCAGCCCCAATTGTCTTTACCATCCGTTTCATCAACACCATGGGTAACAATATGCAATCTATCAATATCGTAAATTGATTCTTCAACAAAGCATAGTGGTGTATAGCACCCCAAGGTTAAGCCGATTTTTAAATTCAATTCACGACACCAATTAATGATATACGCAAGCTGTGCACCAATAAAATGCTCCGCCGGAATGATGAGCATTTGAGCACCTGCTTCAGCAATTTGTTCAATAAACATACGGTCCATTGTGACCGTATAGATATGACATTCAATGGGGGCTTTTGTATAAGGACGAATCCCGGCAATCACTTGGTGACCTCCCATTAATTTCATATTTTGTAAATCATGCATATCAGCGGCATCGGAGTGAATATAATCCGCTCCTGCATCGCTTACTTCTTTAACAATATCTGCAATATGCCCATAGTCAACATGGGCTAAACCGGCTGCAATTTTAATGTGTTTCATAATTGTCCCTCCATCGTTATTATAAGTTGTTTTTATGTTGATAGTATATATTTAGGTACTGTATTAATGCGGTAAGTTTAAAATCATGGCAATCGCTTTTGCAACTCCTTCATGACTATTATTTGAAACAATAGTATCCGCATATTCAAGTAAAAGTTTATCACCATTACTCATCGCAAAACTACGTGTCGCTTTTTTAAATAAAGGCAAATCATTCATACCATCGCCAATGGCATAATAATGATTTTTCTGAAAGTGAAGAGCCTTATCTACCTGTTTACACGATATTTCCATACCCGCATCACCATACTCATAAACCTGTACAAAATCTTTCAGCGCTTGGGCATGCTTGTTTTGCTTAAGAATCACTACTTTTAAAATTTCACAAGACTTTATGTCTTCTATTTTATTGATTTGTTTTTTTGCCATTCCTTCATAAAAGAAACGTTCATCTTCATGGGTGTAATACACCGAATCCATTGATTTAAAAAAACAAGGTGCATTGTCATCGATCGTTTGATCAATCGCGATTAAATCTAAATAGGTAAGTGGCACACTTTTGACCTTTTTTTCATTTTGACAATAAGCACCATTAAACGCCACGATGTTTAAGCGATCATCTAATTGTGCTTTGATTTTCATGACAAACGCATAGGGTCTACCAGAGCATAAATATATTTGATAACCGGCGTTTAGTGCCGTTTGGATTGCCTTTTGATTGGCTTGAGATACTTTTTTTTCATCATCCAGCAAAGTACCGTCTAGATCAATTGCAATGATTTTAGGCATTTTTAATGATGGTCCTCAGTGTCTTAGCATCAGCAAAAGGTAAATGTTCCATTACAGGATGGGCTAATATTTTTTCTAATGTTTCTTCCTGCTCAATAAAGTTCATTAAAGTATGATGAAGTTGAATTTGTTCTAAGAAGCCCACAATATTTTCATATAAATCTTCACTACCAAATACATAGTTTGAAATTGTTTGAAAAGCCGGTGTATTCTCTTTTTGACATGTTTGAATATAGGATGGATACAATGACGCAAGAATAGCACCATGAGCTCTATTCGTATAACCCCCTATTACTTCAGCTAAAGGATGGGGAATTGAAGCGGCTGAATTAGATAAAGCACGACCTGCTACAAGAGAAGCAAGAGCCATCGCTTCTCTAAGTTCAAGATTATTAAGATCATTCATTAAAGCCGGTAATGTTTCAACAATCTTTTTCATCGCATGTAAAGCATCCTGTTGTGCCAATGGATTGGCATTCAAACTGACATAACTTTCAAAAGCATGCGTAAAAGCATCGAAGCCACTTTGGGCTGTTACTGAAGCGGGTAAGGTTAACATTAACTCCAGGTCAATAAGGGTTTCTTTAGCCCGTATTTGTGGATGGAAGATGCTTAATTTTTCATCACCATAAGTTAAAACAGCAGCCTGAGTGATTTCTGATCCTGTTCCTGATGTGGTTGGTGTAAGAATGAGTGGTAATACATCTTTGCGATCTTCATAATCGGTGTGGGGTGAGGTATACGTTGAAAATACATCCTGCCAATTAATATTGGTCTCTTTGGCAAGAAAAGAGATGGCTTTAGCACTATCCATCACACTGCCTCCACCTAAACCGAAGACAATGTCATAATCATTTTGTAACGTCAAGGCAATGCCTTCCATAACATTTTCAACACTTGGATTGGCTTGAATATTAGAAAACTCATCAAAACGAATATCTTGGTCTACTAAAGACGCTCTTACAATTTTATAGGCTGATTCTAAAAAAGGTTCGCCATTATTAATAAATAAACAGCGCTTTCCATAACGGAATACAAGTTTTCCAATTTCTGATAAGCTTCCTACTCCATAATTGACAATTGTTTTCTGTGAATATTTAAACATTATATGCCTCCTTCTATGCCTAATACTTCCAGAGCCATTTTATGATCCTCTTCAGGCGTTAGACCGGTGATTGTTAGTGCACCAACACACTGTTCATTTTCATTAAAGATGGGTACTGAACCGGGCGTTAAACAATAAAACTGTTCTTGCAGACCATACTTAAGATAAAATTTCGCTAAGTCACCCTGATTTTTTATACTTAAGTCTAAAGTGGATTGTTCAAATCGGATGCAAGTTTTGCGTTTTCTTTTAATCCAATTCCCTTTATCTAAGCTTAATTGAATGTCGCTATAATACAGAATTGTTTTACCATGTAAAAAAAGTTCATAGCCAATCACATTTTGCTCAGCACACAATCTTAATGCATAAGAAACACGTTCTATAAACTTTTTATCTACCACAAATTGTTTCATGATGACACCTCCACTATCACTTTATCATTTTCCCCGAATGACTTTTTTATTTGTGTTTCTCATTGATGCGGTAGCTTTTAAACGAAATGGATTTCATACAAATGAAAAGGATTGACTTCTTCTATATACAAGAAATCAATCCCTATGTACTAATGGATCGTATATTTATTTTAACGCCCAAGAAATTGGGTGCCTATCATCGTCGAATCAATCTAACTTTTCACTTAATACCTTTGCAAAACGCTTTGCGTCACTAACATCCTCTGTTGTTGGACAATCTGAGTGAAAAGGCATAAAGCTTTCATGACAACAAAAATGGCGATTAATCACTTCAATATTTTGTCTTTCAAGCAGCTCTTTTAATTCCGAATATGCCCTTTCTATAAAGGTTGCGGTTGAAAAAATAACCACTTTCTTTACTTGGTCAGGGTGAAGTGTTTTCACAAATTCTTTTACATTAGGATCCAAACCAAACCAATACACGGAAGCACCTAGAAATAGAATATCTGCCTTTAGGACAGGATGACTAACATCCAAAGCATCCACATGAATTTGTTGAGCCATTGCTTCGGCTAACTTTTTAATACTACCTGTCTTACTAAAATAACGAATCGCTAATACTTTCCGGTTCATGATTTTTTCCTCTTACTTTGACTATTATAAACTTACTTCAATTTTTGGAAAGAGGTATTTTTTAAATTTCCCAAATAAACTCTAGGAGAATTAAAATTATGATAAGTTTTGCGTGTGTATATATCACTGAGTTATTATTTCGCTTTTGAAGTTCTTATTCTCTCTAGTTATTTATGATGTATCGACATCACATCAATATCTCTCGTTTATGAAATCCTACCAAGGATGCTTAACTGGTTATAAAATCCCCTTTGAAAAGGCGACTTCAAATACCAGTTACCTTTCTTTTAGACCCTATTTTTTGTATAGCCAATAATAAAGCTCCCTCCAAAGGGGATTTCTTATAAGCACAATATTGGAAACCGGATTCTTTTAATTCCTTAGTCAATGGTTCTATTATGAATTCTTTCGCATTTAATAAACCGCCTGTTAAGGACACAAAAACTTGTGTTTCATTAAAATGAAGTTGTCTTTTTAAAGCGACTGCATGTAACACAAGCTCCTTTGCGGCTAATTCATACAATTTGATAGCCTCTTCATCCTTTAACCTAGCGGCCTCTAATACCACCTTTTGAAAAGAAGCGGTATTTCTTCTATTTTGTAGAAAATGCTTTTCAATGACTTTCACAAAATCCCAATCTTCAACCAAGGAATAATACTGATAGCACAAATCATATAAAGCCCCTTTTTTTAAGCGACCATCGGCTTCCTTACAAAAAAGCTCTAGTCCTTTTTTAGCAATCCAATAACAACTTCCTTCATCACCAATTTGTTCTGACCAGCCACCTACTCTAGCTATTTTCCCCTTTTCATCCATTCCATAGGCAATGGAACCGGTTCCTGACACAATATTTATTCCGGGACAGCCATCTAAAGCTCCAAAATAAGCAACCACACCATCATTCACATAGATTTTGTTAGGAATCTTCAGACTTTCATTTAAAGCTCTTTCTATTGAATTATCTAATTCTCTATTTTCCCCATAACAAGGTAATCCAAAACAAATTGCCTCTACTTCTTCCATCGAAATTCCCGATGATTTCAACAAAGTTGCTATACCACTCTGTATAATTTCTTTACATGTTTCTATGCCATATTCATGATAATTAATACTTGAAAGCTCTATATAAGACAAAATAATTCCATCTTTTTTAGAAAGAGCAAAAGCCGTTTTAGTTCCACCACCATCTACTCCCATTACATAGCTTTCTTTCATTTTTCCAAACCTTTCTTTTCAAACGTTTTTACATCTATATGCAAAAGCGAACAAGCATTTCTATAATAGATATCCTTTAATGCTTCATCCGGCAAGGAAATTCCATAAATGGAAAATCTTCCTTGGTCCGGTTTTTCCCCTTCTGGCTGATACGGAAAATATTCATCATCCGTTTCCAAAAACCGAAACATAACCTTCTGCAATCTCAAGTCTGTTGGAAGAGAATCGGTCCCATATAAAATACGCTTGGAGTACTTGGTAAAAAACCTTTTGGCAGAATATGGAACTCGTCCCACCTCTGCCACTCTAGCCGCTATATCCACAAACATATTAGGATACTTATCCAATTGTTCCGCTACCCAAGCTAAATTTTCTGCGTAACTGCCCATATGGGCAATCACAAACTTAGTCTTCGGATGCTCTTGAATCATTTTCTCTTGCATAGCCATCAATTCTTCAAAGCTAGGATATTTAGAGCGATCTGAAAAATTCCATTCTGGATTTTTAATTAATTCTTCATACCTTTCATTGCTGCTGCTTAAAGGTCTGAAAAAGGCAATTGGATCCGCTATATGCACTAGAATTGGAATATCCAATTCAGCTGCCGTTTCATAAATAACATTTAATTTAGGATTATCCATTCGAATCCCTTTGTATAAAGTAATATTCTTCCATAATTTAATTCCCCTAGCTCCTTGGGTATAGGACTCTAAAATGCTATTTCGGGTCATTTCCGGAAAATAAGGAGAATCAAACTCTGTAAAATCAATCCCCATAAAGGTTGTAATTCTATTTTTATAATTCCCGATTTTCTCGTTCATTTTAACTAGTTCTTCCCCAAAAAAACCATCTAAATTGACAGAATGTTTAATATTCAAGGAATCTAGTTCAGCACAAAAAGTTTCGGTATCATACAAAAAATCATACTGATCTTTCAACAATAGTTTTCCCATATGAGTATGAAAGTCGATAACAGGGTATTTCGCTTGATCAATCTTTGTTTTTTTGACAACCGCCTCGCTGATAGGATTAAATTGTTCTAATGAAATCATAAAAGTGAACCTCCTGAATCTAAATCAAATAAGTGTATTTTATTTAAGTCAAAAGCCACCGATAAATTTTGTGTATTTTTATCTAAAATCCTTAATGGAGCTCTAATGATGAGTGTTTGCCCTTGAATATCTCCATGAAGGATATATTCATGC comes from the Bulleidia sp. zg-1006 genome and includes:
- a CDS encoding Sapep family Mn(2+)-dependent dipeptidase, whose amino-acid sequence is MNEKEFLDDLTKLIAQRSIRDLSTRTANAPFGKGIRNAMDTYLEIAERLGFKTGDVDGYAVYAQLGDNERELGILGHLDVVEVTDLKAWRHDPFQLSREGDLLIARGVNDDKGPLLCALYAAKEAYDRAQEPKRSVRIIAGGAEETTWECMEYYFQHHAQPELGFSPDGNFPIVNGEKGIICFSLKFKNEVHDKISSTPIVNYICHDLKFNNKSYTGDKILSRNPQRGDNSIDKLLDDLDGQAIAERAWAKLIRDFFYHNPYLNNTKFHSEHFAMGKLSACLMSLNSDEDQVILNVDFRYPISTNKQEIIGNLEVMKSLYDFEYEVIREKQPLYVAEESELIQKLKTAYETVMKQKADVLTKGGASYARVMDCGVAFGASFPWDDPKPHMPNEQMSIDSLRKAYAIYVEAIRLLLEI
- a CDS encoding transcription antiterminator, whose translation is MMQQRRKQLLNILCDQNNYISSSQLAEQLDVSNKTIRNDLDLIEPFLAQYGITLERKTGYGILLNCSEKQQHQLKMLLESYDQDPDLSPKIRQDAIALTLLTETNYNMDNLSELFYISKSSVYSDIKSIEKLFLYYHLTLQRYEDKTFYLSGKERALRNAIFDLLAKEQTLHILFKIIKKEKGACSGDFLHPGFDMTDDEIAYLIEHLPDFSSKFDSINNYAHFIIRILVMMSRQKFSPTVEISETFKLALQEKPYLDVASQIIALLEKIQKTEYHEHEYYYLQVYLLAYLNTKEENNYQVEQFVNQLIVTWTSLLPHAFVADMQLIQNLLNHLKPTAIRLAHDIIIQNPLLPDIEKQYKNTFRIVKRSIAMINDPFWNQLEENEMSFLALHLASAIERFKKPLRTILICTIAPSGGQLLKYRLEHSIPEIKIEKIIPYNEFKEMEHDADLLIINSQATKENQYKTPILSINVLPSKDDLDYLRNEILYYYNKKNDPENIT
- a CDS encoding YitT family protein; this encodes MQQAKNTILNKIQAQAKTVIAIILISLLTTLAVNFFFVFDNLAPGGLTGLALVLARIIKLPIEYMVPCITIPLFIIGSLRLGASFGIKTLSISLLTSLMMRLVAKMDVLHLVRQFSPILAFALSALIAGVFIGISISISIKNKASTGGTDLLAALIKSFFHWNLAMPKVIALIDTTIIVLSGIINRNIAVSFWSFISLRIIVKTIEKTTRIK
- a CDS encoding ribulose-phosphate 3-epimerase yields the protein MKHIKIAAGLAHVDYGHIADIVKEVSDAGADYIHSDAADMHDLQNMKLMGGHQVIAGIRPYTKAPIECHIYTVTMDRMFIEQIAEAGAQMLIIPAEHFIGAQLAYIINWCRELNLKIGLTLGCYTPLCFVEESIYDIDRLHIVTHGVDETDGKDNWGWRRSVTDLVKRARVMIDEKNPDCELAIDGGLRQENMDELIACNPDVIVLSSAIFKDPQGLVAGYKNCRRVIDAASQKYNLE
- a CDS encoding HAD-IIB family hydrolase; its protein translation is MPKIIAIDLDGTLLDDEKKVSQANQKAIQTALNAGYQIYLCSGRPYAFVMKIKAQLDDRLNIVAFNGAYCQNEKKVKSVPLTYLDLIAIDQTIDDNAPCFFKSMDSVYYTHEDERFFYEGMAKKQINKIEDIKSCEILKVVILKQNKHAQALKDFVQVYEYGDAGMEISCKQVDKALHFQKNHYYAIGDGMNDLPLFKKATRSFAMSNGDKLLLEYADTIVSNNSHEGVAKAIAMILNLPH
- a CDS encoding iron-containing alcohol dehydrogenase, producing the protein MFKYSQKTIVNYGVGSLSEIGKLVFRYGKRCLFINNGEPFLESAYKIVRASLVDQDIRFDEFSNIQANPSVENVMEGIALTLQNDYDIVFGLGGGSVMDSAKAISFLAKETNINWQDVFSTYTSPHTDYEDRKDVLPLILTPTTSGTGSEITQAAVLTYGDEKLSIFHPQIRAKETLIDLELMLTLPASVTAQSGFDAFTHAFESYVSLNANPLAQQDALHAMKKIVETLPALMNDLNNLELREAMALASLVAGRALSNSAASIPHPLAEVIGGYTNRAHGAILASLYPSYIQTCQKENTPAFQTISNYVFGSEDLYENIVGFLEQIQLHHTLMNFIEQEETLEKILAHPVMEHLPFADAKTLRTIIKNA
- a CDS encoding heme-binding protein, with translation MKQFVVDKKFIERVSYALRLCAEQNVIGYELFLHGKTILYYSDIQLSLDKGNWIKRKRKTCIRFEQSTLDLSIKNQGDLAKFYLKYGLQEQFYCLTPGSVPIFNENEQCVGALTITGLTPEEDHKMALEVLGIEGGI
- a CDS encoding flavodoxin domain-containing protein: MNRKVLAIRYFSKTGSIKKLAEAMAQQIHVDALDVSHPVLKADILFLGASVYWFGLDPNVKEFVKTLHPDQVKKVVIFSTATFIERAYSELKELLERQNIEVINRHFCCHESFMPFHSDCPTTEDVSDAKRFAKVLSEKLD
- a CDS encoding N-acetylglucosamine kinase, with product MKESYVMGVDGGGTKTAFALSKKDGIILSYIELSSINYHEYGIETCKEIIQSGIATLLKSSGISMEEVEAICFGLPCYGENRELDNSIERALNESLKIPNKIYVNDGVVAYFGALDGCPGINIVSGTGSIAYGMDEKGKIARVGGWSEQIGDEGSCYWIAKKGLELFCKEADGRLKKGALYDLCYQYYSLVEDWDFVKVIEKHFLQNRRNTASFQKVVLEAARLKDEEAIKLYELAAKELVLHAVALKRQLHFNETQVFVSLTGGLLNAKEFIIEPLTKELKESGFQYCAYKKSPLEGALLLAIQKIGSKRKVTGI
- a CDS encoding amidohydrolase family protein; the protein is MISLEQFNPISEAVVKKTKIDQAKYPVIDFHTHMGKLLLKDQYDFLYDTETFCAELDSLNIKHSVNLDGFFGEELVKMNEKIGNYKNRITTFMGIDFTEFDSPYFPEMTRNSILESYTQGARGIKLWKNITLYKGIRMDNPKLNVIYETAAELDIPILVHIADPIAFFRPLSSSNERYEELIKNPEWNFSDRSKYPSFEELMAMQEKMIQEHPKTKFVIAHMGSYAENLAWVAEQLDKYPNMFVDIAARVAEVGRVPYSAKRFFTKYSKRILYGTDSLPTDLRLQKVMFRFLETDDEYFPYQPEGEKPDQGRFSIYGISLPDEALKDIYYRNACSLLHIDVKTFEKKGLEK